One Acetobacter ghanensis DNA window includes the following coding sequences:
- a CDS encoding TetR/AcrR family transcriptional regulator, giving the protein MARPRTIDREKVLACAEQLVQRNGAKALTLDAVAREAGITKGGLQYCFGSKDDLIAALIDRWILVFDTQVEHCRGAEAEDPTNLARAYARACSQIDDATRARMVGMLVTLLQSPRHLARVRAWYTRWLEAGQGHTVEARQIRTMIFAAEGAFFLRSLGFVDMQDAEWSSVFEDIQKLTLPVEAGAA; this is encoded by the coding sequence ATGGCACGCCCCAGAACCATAGACCGGGAAAAAGTGCTGGCCTGTGCGGAGCAGCTTGTGCAGCGCAATGGTGCAAAAGCCCTGACGCTGGACGCCGTGGCCCGTGAGGCCGGTATTACAAAAGGGGGGCTGCAATATTGCTTTGGCAGCAAGGATGACCTGATTGCCGCCCTGATTGACCGCTGGATTCTGGTGTTTGATACGCAGGTGGAGCATTGCCGCGGGGCGGAAGCAGAAGACCCCACCAACCTTGCCCGCGCCTATGCCCGCGCCTGTAGCCAGATAGATGATGCAACGCGCGCGCGGATGGTGGGTATGCTTGTCACCCTGCTTCAGTCCCCCCGGCATCTTGCGCGGGTTCGGGCGTGGTACACCCGCTGGCTGGAGGCGGGGCAGGGCCATACCGTGGAAGCACGGCAGATACGCACCATGATTTTTGCCGCAGAAGGCGCTTTTTTCCTAAGAAGCCTCGGTTTTGTCGATATGCAGGATGCTGAGTGGAGCAGCGTTTTTGAGGATATTCAAAAACTCACTTTACCAGTGGAGGCGGGTGCCGCATAA
- a CDS encoding TetR/AcrR family transcriptional regulator, producing MKRHGGRPDTKMSGELDRLILQTASQLFGEQGYAATSMEQIASCAQVSKQTIYRRHASKEALFMTVMTDLGQSFLSAAAPAADMLSTDPLQALRQTMRRLLDLVLSPRTIALSRTFVAEGWRFPDLVQHAGVHIFEPLERLTYELLVAVEKAGLLNGIYDLVETSRALSALLLGGPHQNMLFGRNTFATAEARDHYLNQAWAVFMTGILSRRTTTEQGITA from the coding sequence ATGAAGCGGCACGGAGGACGGCCAGATACAAAAATGTCTGGCGAGCTGGACCGGCTGATCCTGCAAACGGCCAGCCAACTGTTTGGCGAGCAGGGTTATGCGGCCACATCCATGGAGCAGATTGCCTCCTGCGCGCAGGTCAGCAAGCAGACCATCTACCGCCGCCATGCCTCCAAGGAGGCCCTGTTCATGACCGTCATGACCGATCTGGGCCAGAGCTTTCTATCCGCTGCGGCTCCAGCGGCGGACATGCTCTCCACCGACCCGCTCCAGGCCCTGCGCCAGACCATGCGCAGGCTGCTGGACCTTGTTCTCAGCCCCCGGACCATAGCGCTAAGCCGCACCTTTGTGGCCGAGGGCTGGCGGTTCCCCGACCTTGTGCAACATGCGGGTGTGCATATTTTTGAACCGCTGGAACGCCTGACATACGAACTGCTGGTTGCCGTGGAAAAAGCGGGCCTGCTGAACGGCATTTATGATCTGGTCGAAACCAGCCGCGCCCTGTCCGCCCTGCTGCTGGGTGGCCCACACCAGAACATGCTGTTCGGCCGCAACACCTTTGCAACGGCAGAGGCACGCGACCACTACCTTAATCAAGCGTGGGCCGTGTTCATGACCGGTATTCTCTCCCGCAGGACCACAACAGAACAGGGCATAACAGCATGA
- a CDS encoding efflux RND transporter periplasmic adaptor subunit, with protein MTRHRPFRHVAPLVAGGCLLALLSGCHKKPTPPPEVRPVRSVVVQPQDSTQGDLLSGQVAAHKSVNMAFRVPGKIVAREVDAGSTVHAGQVLARLDNTVALQTLRAATADAQAARAAVAQAAPLYKRATALLPVRAISRNDYDEVVRRYKTAQDAVQSTQARERIAQEELDHTLLRADTDGLITERLAEVGEVVAAGQPVLRMAQAAGRDALFDMPADLVRAGLATGTDLSVCLDADRHICTNARLYELAPDADLLTRTYRAKALLQATPPAMVLGSIVVGRVVHAAPSAIHLPPAALTTQGSNPAVWVIDPASSTVSLRPVTIASYGVQDVAIASGLQPGERVVTAGVQALYPNQKVSLLDEADVRP; from the coding sequence ATGACCCGGCACAGGCCCTTCCGCCACGTGGCTCCCCTTGTTGCAGGCGGTTGCCTGCTTGCCCTGCTCTCCGGCTGCCATAAAAAACCCACCCCGCCGCCGGAGGTACGGCCCGTGCGCTCCGTTGTGGTGCAACCACAGGACAGCACACAGGGCGACCTACTGAGCGGGCAGGTCGCAGCCCATAAAAGCGTCAACATGGCATTCCGCGTTCCGGGCAAAATTGTCGCGCGGGAGGTTGATGCAGGCAGCACGGTCCATGCCGGGCAGGTTCTGGCCCGGCTGGACAACACCGTAGCCCTGCAAACCCTGCGTGCCGCCACAGCGGATGCACAGGCGGCGCGGGCGGCGGTCGCACAAGCGGCGCCATTGTATAAACGCGCCACAGCGCTGCTGCCGGTCCGCGCCATCTCCCGCAATGATTATGACGAGGTGGTGCGCCGCTACAAAACCGCGCAGGACGCCGTGCAGTCCACACAGGCGCGGGAGCGGATTGCGCAGGAGGAGTTGGACCACACCCTCCTGCGGGCAGATACGGACGGGCTGATTACGGAGCGTCTGGCTGAGGTGGGCGAGGTTGTGGCTGCGGGCCAGCCGGTCCTGCGTATGGCACAAGCCGCCGGGCGGGATGCCCTGTTTGATATGCCCGCCGACCTTGTGCGGGCAGGACTGGCCACCGGCACGGACCTGTCCGTCTGCTTGGATGCGGACCGGCACATCTGCACCAATGCCCGCCTGTATGAACTGGCCCCCGATGCGGATCTGCTCACCAGAACCTACCGTGCCAAGGCCCTGTTGCAGGCAACACCCCCGGCCATGGTGCTGGGTTCCATTGTGGTGGGGCGCGTGGTCCACGCGGCACCCTCCGCCATCCACCTTCCCCCCGCTGCCCTGACCACACAGGGCAGCAACCCGGCCGTATGGGTCATAGACCCGGCCAGCTCCACCGTAAGCCTGCGCCCCGTTACCATTGCCAGCTATGGCGTGCAGGACGTGGCCATTGCCTCCGGCCTGCAACCGGGGGAGCGGGTGGTTACGGCGGGTGTGCAGGCCCTTTACCCCAACCAGAAGGTCTCCCTGCTGGATGAAGCCGATGTCCGACCCTAA
- a CDS encoding efflux RND transporter permease subunit, translating to MKPMSDPNKPTAPTGINLSDWSIRHRALVLFFMLVIAVAGIRSYFNLGRNEDPPFTVKTMVIEAMLPGASVEETTHQLTDRIEKKLQETPYFDYVKSYTVAGKTTILVNLLGSTPKAQVAGIWYQVRKKVGDIKPYLPSTTVGPFFDDEFGDTYGIIYAFTADGFSHRELRDYVETVRDELLRVPDVAKIDTLGAQDEKIYVDFSTHHLSRLGINGVMIAAALQAQNALVPSGTMDTGKEQILVQPTGRFNTVDDVARVTVYAGGKKIRLGDIATITRTYSDPPQTRFRVNGHDAIGLALSMTTGGNVLALEQNIVAKMAELHARMPVGIEAHLVANQPKVVKDAVGDFTEALFEAIAIVLGISFLSLGGRAGTVVAFCIPFVLAVVFTCMEILGIDLQRVSLGALIIALGLLVDDAMITVESMVSKLEEGWSLPRAATFAYTSTAFPMLTGTLVTVAGFIPVGFAHSIAGEYTFSLFAVVGLALIVSWFVAVLIAPLIGVTLLRARPARKTADTSTTPPKRGRIMALFERCLLTSMRHPRTTVLLSVGALGISVLLVPLIPQQFFPASDRPELLVNLSLRQSASIRATDAVSQKLDAMLRGDPDIDHWSSYIGRGAIRFYLPLDEQLPNDFFTQTVIVTKSTQARERVQRKLDAALSRDMPDVVHGLFPLELGPPVGWPVQYRVSGRDPDKVRQYAHDVARIMADGGNLHLINFDWGDPARKLRIDVRQEEAHRLGLSSAAIALAINSAVTGTTATQVRDSIYLVDVVLRANHDERQSIEGLRNLDIRLPNNLTVPLSSVATVGYVEDYPLIWRRNRLPTMTIQAQLANGVQANTEVSALAGKIAAFAAHLPPGYSVAVGGTVEESTKSQKSVIAVMPVMALIMMAVLMVQLQSFKRLLLVLSVAPFGLIGVVVALLITRNPIGFIALLGLVALVGMIIRNSVILVHQITIEQQEGRSEWDAVVAAAMIRFRPIMLTAVAAILGMLPIASSVFWGPMADVIMGGLAVATALTLIFLPSLYVLWFHVREPAPPKVEGQAP from the coding sequence ATGAAGCCGATGTCCGACCCTAACAAGCCCACCGCCCCCACGGGCATCAACCTGTCGGACTGGTCCATCCGCCACCGTGCGCTGGTCCTGTTCTTCATGCTCGTTATTGCGGTGGCGGGCATCCGCTCCTACTTCAACCTTGGCCGTAACGAGGACCCGCCCTTTACGGTCAAGACCATGGTCATTGAGGCCATGCTTCCGGGGGCATCGGTTGAGGAAACCACGCACCAGCTTACGGACCGGATAGAAAAAAAGCTTCAGGAAACACCGTATTTTGACTACGTCAAAAGTTATACGGTTGCAGGCAAGACCACCATTCTGGTCAACCTTCTGGGCAGCACGCCCAAGGCGCAGGTTGCAGGCATATGGTACCAGGTCCGCAAAAAGGTGGGAGACATAAAACCCTACCTGCCCTCCACCACCGTTGGCCCCTTTTTTGATGATGAATTCGGGGACACCTACGGTATTATCTACGCCTTTACGGCCGATGGTTTTTCCCACCGTGAGCTGCGCGATTATGTGGAGACTGTGCGGGACGAACTGCTGCGTGTGCCCGATGTTGCCAAAATTGACACGCTGGGCGCGCAGGATGAGAAAATCTACGTCGATTTTTCCACCCACCACCTCTCCCGCCTTGGCATCAATGGCGTCATGATTGCCGCCGCCCTACAGGCCCAGAATGCACTGGTGCCCTCCGGCACAATGGACACCGGCAAGGAGCAGATTCTGGTCCAGCCCACAGGGCGCTTCAACACCGTGGATGACGTTGCCCGTGTGACGGTTTACGCAGGCGGCAAAAAAATCCGGCTGGGCGATATTGCCACCATTACCCGCACATATTCAGACCCACCGCAAACCCGGTTCCGTGTGAACGGGCACGATGCCATAGGCCTTGCCCTCTCCATGACCACAGGCGGCAATGTACTGGCGCTGGAACAAAACATTGTCGCCAAAATGGCCGAACTGCACGCCAGAATGCCCGTGGGCATAGAGGCGCATCTGGTGGCCAACCAGCCCAAAGTGGTCAAGGACGCGGTGGGTGACTTTACGGAGGCTTTGTTTGAGGCCATTGCCATTGTGCTGGGGATCAGCTTTCTCAGCCTTGGCGGGCGGGCCGGTACGGTGGTTGCGTTCTGTATTCCCTTTGTGCTGGCCGTTGTTTTTACCTGCATGGAAATACTGGGCATTGACCTGCAACGCGTCTCCCTTGGTGCGCTAATTATTGCACTGGGCCTGCTGGTAGATGACGCCATGATTACGGTGGAAAGCATGGTCAGCAAGCTGGAGGAAGGCTGGAGCCTGCCCCGCGCGGCCACCTTTGCCTACACCTCCACCGCTTTTCCCATGCTTACGGGCACGCTGGTTACGGTAGCGGGGTTTATTCCAGTAGGGTTCGCCCACAGCATTGCGGGGGAATACACGTTCTCCCTCTTTGCCGTTGTGGGGCTGGCGCTTATTGTCTCTTGGTTTGTAGCGGTGCTGATTGCGCCCCTTATTGGTGTCACCCTGCTGCGCGCCAGACCGGCCCGCAAAACGGCGGACACCAGCACCACGCCCCCCAAACGGGGGCGCATTATGGCGCTGTTTGAGCGGTGCCTGCTGACCTCCATGCGCCACCCCCGCACAACCGTGCTGCTGAGTGTGGGCGCACTGGGCATTTCTGTCCTGCTGGTCCCCCTTATACCGCAGCAGTTCTTCCCCGCATCGGACCGGCCGGAGCTGCTGGTCAACCTCTCCCTCCGCCAGAGCGCCTCCATTCGCGCAACGGATGCGGTCTCGCAAAAGCTGGACGCCATGCTGCGCGGAGACCCCGATATTGACCACTGGAGTTCATACATCGGGCGGGGGGCCATCCGCTTTTACCTGCCGCTGGACGAGCAGCTCCCCAACGACTTTTTTACCCAGACCGTCATTGTCACCAAAAGCACGCAGGCGCGGGAGCGTGTGCAGCGCAAGCTGGATGCCGCCCTAAGCCGGGACATGCCCGATGTGGTGCACGGCCTGTTCCCACTTGAGCTAGGACCGCCCGTTGGCTGGCCGGTGCAGTACCGCGTAAGCGGGCGCGACCCGGACAAGGTGCGCCAATACGCGCATGACGTGGCGCGGATTATGGCAGACGGTGGCAACCTGCACCTGATTAACTTTGACTGGGGCGACCCTGCCAGAAAACTGCGCATAGACGTAAGGCAGGAAGAGGCGCACCGCCTTGGCCTGTCCTCCGCCGCCATTGCGCTGGCCATTAACTCCGCCGTAACGGGCACGACCGCCACACAGGTGCGCGACAGCATTTACCTTGTGGATGTGGTGTTGCGCGCCAACCATGATGAGCGCCAGTCCATTGAAGGGCTGCGGAATCTGGACATACGGCTCCCCAATAACCTGACTGTCCCCCTCTCCTCCGTGGCGACAGTCGGCTATGTGGAGGACTATCCCCTTATCTGGCGGCGTAACCGCCTGCCCACCATGACCATTCAGGCCCAGCTGGCCAATGGCGTACAGGCCAATACCGAGGTCTCGGCTCTGGCAGGCAAGATTGCCGCCTTTGCTGCCCACCTGCCCCCCGGCTACTCCGTTGCGGTTGGCGGCACGGTGGAGGAAAGCACCAAATCGCAAAAATCGGTCATAGCGGTCATGCCTGTTATGGCGCTGATTATGATGGCGGTGCTTATGGTCCAGCTTCAGAGCTTCAAGCGCCTGCTGCTGGTGCTGAGTGTGGCCCCCTTTGGGCTGATTGGGGTGGTGGTAGCCCTGCTTATAACCCGCAACCCCATTGGCTTTATTGCCCTGCTTGGCCTTGTGGCCCTTGTTGGCATGATCATTCGCAACTCGGTCATTCTTGTGCACCAGATTACGATTGAGCAGCAGGAGGGCCGGTCCGAATGGGATGCGGTGGTGGCTGCGGCCATGATCCGTTTCCGCCCCATTATGCTGACCGCTGTTGCCGCCATTCTGGGCATGTTGCCCATTGCCTCCAGCGTGTTCTGGGGGCCCATGGCCGATGTGATCATGGGGGGGCTGGCGGTTGCCACGGCGCTGACACTCATCTTCCTGCCCTCGCTGTATGTTCTGTGGTTCCATGTGCGCGAACCCGCGCCGCCCAAGGTGGAGGGCCAAGCGCCATGA
- a CDS encoding efflux transporter outer membrane subunit, whose translation MKKLLVLTPLLLAGCAWLAPDYKRPVMPLPKTWQNAPTTQRDDSTWWRSYNDPVLDQLITQALAGSDDIALAKNRLGQAQAQYNYAFANQLPVLSVAGTDAYGKFANGRVNALGQSFHFPNKTSNFGFVGGMLNYELDLWGKNASLSNAAKAGVHAALYAQAAARLSVAAGVAQLYFTLRALDADVALLQQTVQTQDALLALVQRQYDVGAVDALTLQQVTEQRDAVHATLPDMEDRRDKTESALAVLVGQSPQDIVQNAVQRGQAIQALVVPDPTPSVLPSALLERRPDIAMHEQMLIASNFNIGYARAAYFPSISLASLAGVNNIDIDNLYRASSRSWTLGAAMAAPVLDFGRTESGVKLAKTGRDEQIVLYKQSIRTAFKEVRDALLAQATAQTREQDTHDRQTAAQERLNLTNLRMEQGYASQIDVLAAQSSLLQAQLSCVTARLQRLTASVDLYKATGGGFHTSPLTNARQPH comes from the coding sequence ATGAAAAAACTGCTCGTCCTGACCCCGCTGCTGCTGGCAGGGTGCGCGTGGCTTGCGCCGGACTACAAGCGCCCCGTCATGCCCCTGCCCAAAACATGGCAGAACGCCCCCACCACCCAGCGGGACGACAGCACATGGTGGCGCAGCTACAACGACCCGGTGCTGGACCAGTTAATTACGCAGGCCCTTGCCGGGAGTGATGACATTGCTCTGGCCAAAAACCGGCTGGGGCAGGCACAGGCGCAGTATAATTACGCCTTTGCCAACCAGCTCCCCGTCCTGTCTGTGGCGGGGACAGATGCCTACGGCAAGTTTGCCAATGGCCGGGTCAACGCGCTGGGGCAGTCCTTCCACTTCCCCAATAAAACAAGCAACTTTGGTTTTGTCGGCGGGATGCTCAACTACGAGCTGGACCTGTGGGGCAAAAACGCCAGCCTGAGCAACGCAGCCAAGGCCGGTGTACACGCGGCCCTGTATGCGCAGGCCGCAGCCCGGCTGAGTGTTGCCGCAGGCGTTGCCCAGCTTTACTTTACCCTGCGCGCACTGGATGCGGATGTAGCGCTGCTCCAGCAGACCGTACAAACGCAGGACGCCCTTTTAGCACTGGTGCAACGCCAGTACGATGTGGGCGCGGTAGATGCGCTAACCCTGCAACAGGTCACCGAGCAACGGGATGCCGTACACGCAACCCTGCCAGATATGGAAGACCGTAGAGACAAGACGGAAAGCGCACTGGCCGTGCTGGTTGGCCAGTCCCCGCAGGACATTGTGCAAAACGCAGTCCAGCGCGGGCAGGCCATACAGGCGCTGGTGGTGCCAGACCCCACGCCCTCTGTCCTGCCTTCGGCCCTGCTGGAACGCCGCCCGGACATTGCCATGCATGAACAGATGCTGATTGCGAGCAACTTCAATATTGGCTACGCGCGGGCGGCCTACTTCCCCTCCATTTCACTCGCCTCTCTGGCGGGCGTGAACAATATTGATATTGATAACCTCTACCGCGCCTCCAGCCGGTCATGGACATTAGGGGCCGCCATGGCCGCCCCCGTGCTGGACTTTGGCCGGACGGAAAGTGGTGTCAAACTGGCCAAGACAGGGCGGGACGAGCAGATCGTTCTGTACAAACAATCCATCCGCACCGCGTTCAAGGAAGTGCGGGATGCGCTGCTGGCCCAAGCGACCGCGCAAACGCGCGAGCAGGATACGCATGACCGGCAGACCGCGGCACAGGAGCGCCTGAACCTGACAAACCTGCGTATGGAGCAAGGCTATGCAAGCCAGATTGATGTTCTGGCGGCGCAGTCCTCCCTCCTTCAGGCCCAGCTTTCCTGCGTGACGGCCCGGCTGCAACGGCTGACCGCCTCGGTCGATCTGTATAAGGCAACGGGGGGCGGATTCCACACCTCTCCCTTAACAAACGCCAGACAGCCCCATTAA
- a CDS encoding Hsp70 family protein → MDSMAGGLYFPPVMTSIPNLTRIGIDFGTTNSVIVIARPDRTIQTIRFPTPDGDTSETCRTLLALWQELEGGRRVNERAVGAHAIEAHLDDPSETRLIMSMKSYLAQASFRETQVFGQRLSLESLIATFLQEFMALGGLSPADCHVTVGRPVHFVGDNADDALGETRLRAAFAQAGFAQISVMMEPEAAGWRFMQRLDRPATVLVGDFGGGTSDFSVVRFDPTSQDATRPLGHAGVGLAGDQFDFRIIDNVVAPFLGRDCTFRIMGGEPLPVPIEWYHALARWHRLSLMRTPRILNEIADVTRTVSEPDKLKNLIELIREQRGQELYNAVSATKRALSSNPTAELAFSQPGLDIRATVSRADFDRWIAPDIARLGAGIDAALNEASLSPDQIDRVFLTGGTSFVPAVRALFTSRFGEERVELGGEFVSVAEGLALAGA, encoded by the coding sequence ATGGACAGCATGGCAGGCGGGCTCTATTTTCCGCCGGTCATGACCTCCATACCCAACCTTACCCGCATTGGCATCGACTTTGGCACCACCAACAGTGTCATTGTCATCGCACGGCCTGACCGGACAATTCAGACCATCCGGTTCCCCACCCCTGATGGGGACACGAGCGAAACATGCCGCACATTGCTGGCCTTATGGCAGGAGCTGGAAGGCGGGCGGCGCGTTAACGAGCGGGCTGTGGGGGCGCACGCCATTGAAGCGCACCTTGATGACCCGTCCGAGACGCGGCTCATCATGTCCATGAAGTCCTATCTGGCGCAGGCCAGCTTCCGCGAGACACAGGTGTTTGGCCAGCGCCTGTCGCTGGAAAGCCTGATTGCGACCTTCTTGCAGGAATTCATGGCGCTTGGCGGCCTCTCCCCCGCTGACTGCCACGTAACAGTGGGGCGGCCTGTCCACTTTGTGGGTGACAATGCCGATGATGCGTTGGGAGAAACCCGACTGCGGGCTGCGTTTGCTCAGGCCGGTTTTGCCCAGATCTCCGTCATGATGGAGCCAGAGGCCGCAGGCTGGCGCTTTATGCAACGGCTGGACCGCCCGGCAACCGTGCTTGTTGGGGACTTTGGCGGCGGCACAAGCGATTTTTCGGTCGTACGCTTTGACCCCACCAGCCAGGACGCCACCCGCCCGCTAGGCCACGCAGGCGTGGGGCTGGCGGGGGACCAGTTTGACTTCCGTATTATCGACAACGTGGTAGCCCCTTTTCTGGGCCGGGACTGCACATTCCGCATTATGGGGGGCGAGCCGCTCCCCGTGCCGATTGAATGGTACCATGCCCTTGCCCGCTGGCACCGTCTCTCCCTCATGCGTACGCCGCGCATACTGAACGAAATAGCGGATGTGACCCGCACGGTCTCCGAGCCTGACAAGCTGAAAAACCTGATCGAGCTAATCCGCGAACAGCGTGGGCAGGAGCTCTACAACGCTGTTTCGGCCACCAAACGTGCGCTATCCTCCAACCCAACGGCCGAACTTGCCTTTTCCCAACCTGGTCTTGATATTCGGGCTACCGTCTCCCGCGCGGATTTTGACCGCTGGATTGCCCCCGACATTGCCCGTCTGGGCGCGGGCATTGATGCCGCACTCAACGAAGCATCCCTAAGCCCGGACCAGATCGACCGCGTCTTCCTGACCGGGGGCACATCATTTGTGCCTGCCGTACGGGCACTATTCACCTCCCGCTTTGGCGAGGAACGAGTGGAACTGGGAGGCGAATTTGTCTCCGTTGCCGAGGGGCTAGCTCTGGCAGGCGCATAA
- a CDS encoding YaiI/YqxD family protein, translating into MTRIFIDSDACPVKDEVYRVAGRYGLHVFVVANRMIAVPDAPLVERIVVEAGPDVADDWIAEHTQDADIVITADIPLAARCVEKGAYVLEPKGRLLDGDAIGMALAMRNLMTDLRSAGMMTPGGAPFGKADRSRFLSALDTLVIKARKPRPRPLTPPVF; encoded by the coding sequence ATGACCCGTATTTTTATCGATTCCGATGCTTGTCCCGTCAAAGACGAGGTGTATCGCGTGGCTGGCCGCTACGGCCTGCATGTTTTTGTTGTCGCCAACCGGATGATCGCGGTGCCAGATGCCCCATTGGTGGAACGCATTGTGGTGGAAGCCGGGCCGGATGTGGCGGATGACTGGATTGCCGAACACACGCAGGATGCAGACATTGTCATTACCGCCGATATTCCACTCGCCGCACGCTGCGTGGAAAAAGGCGCTTATGTGCTGGAACCCAAAGGCCGCCTGCTGGATGGAGATGCCATAGGCATGGCGCTGGCTATGCGGAACCTGATGACCGACCTACGCTCCGCGGGAATGATGACACCGGGCGGCGCCCCCTTTGGCAAGGCAGACCGCTCCCGCTTTCTGTCCGCGCTGGATACACTGGTCATCAAGGCCCGCAAACCACGCCCGCGCCCGCTTACACCCCCGGTCTTTTAA
- a CDS encoding COG2958 family protein, with the protein MTEKFSIIKFVPELLKQRPGQRLIARDIARLIMQTYPQACEDKRERSKTLDSDDALLQQIVAEIAAQRKQLEARFNLKTTEERPRKYYYSTNSDSDEVAAVEGEEAPLQEAGQADTQVAGPVRLREFDLYPLLSQFLLTELGIYSMRIDEKRARNQHGSDGNKWLYPDLVGIEDLTANWEREIIDCVSASSETRSKLYSFEVKLLLNRANVREAFFQAVSNSSWANFPYLVAAEIQGSETLSELRVLSGTHGIGVIRLDQANPSESELLIPALERTAIDWNSANRLAASSRDFTHFLNLVRQFYQTKDLRPQDWDYREPQQGKKKK; encoded by the coding sequence ATGACTGAAAAATTCTCGATTATTAAATTTGTGCCAGAGCTTTTAAAACAGCGGCCGGGTCAACGCCTGATTGCACGGGATATTGCCCGTCTGATCATGCAGACGTATCCGCAGGCGTGTGAAGACAAGCGCGAGCGGAGCAAGACGCTGGATAGCGATGATGCTTTGCTCCAACAAATTGTTGCAGAGATAGCCGCACAGCGCAAACAACTGGAGGCGCGCTTCAACCTTAAAACAACCGAGGAGCGGCCACGTAAATATTATTACTCCACGAACTCTGACTCCGATGAGGTTGCAGCCGTGGAAGGGGAAGAAGCCCCTTTGCAGGAGGCGGGGCAGGCCGATACGCAGGTTGCTGGTCCGGTCCGGCTGCGTGAGTTTGATCTGTATCCCCTGTTGTCCCAGTTTCTGCTAACGGAACTGGGCATTTATTCCATGCGCATTGATGAAAAACGGGCACGCAACCAGCATGGGTCGGATGGGAACAAATGGCTTTATCCCGATCTGGTCGGCATTGAAGATCTGACAGCAAACTGGGAGCGGGAGATTATAGACTGCGTTTCCGCCAGTTCGGAAACACGGAGCAAGCTGTATTCGTTTGAGGTCAAGCTGCTGCTTAACCGTGCCAATGTGCGCGAAGCCTTTTTTCAGGCTGTCAGCAATTCGTCATGGGCGAATTTTCCCTATCTGGTTGCTGCGGAAATTCAGGGAAGCGAAACGCTTAGTGAGTTACGGGTGCTGTCTGGCACACATGGGATTGGGGTTATTCGGCTTGATCAGGCTAACCCGAGCGAGAGTGAACTTTTGATTCCCGCATTGGAACGGACTGCCATTGATTGGAACAGTGCCAACCGGCTGGCAGCGTCCAGCCGGGACTTTACGCATTTTCTGAATCTTGTCCGGCAGTTCTACCAGACCAAGGACCTGCGGCCACAGGACTGGGATTACCGTGAACCCCAGCAGGGGAAAAAGAAGAAGTAA